Proteins encoded by one window of Amaranthus tricolor cultivar Red isolate AtriRed21 chromosome 4, ASM2621246v1, whole genome shotgun sequence:
- the LOC130809606 gene encoding cyclic nucleotide-gated ion channel 1-like, with the protein MSGGLQLSQFMNYMNDNRDRGVRFEGRNSEGSTSSDQPLYPTQRPLPHPENVAQFGSAFDVIRRGFQRGSPGMRTFGESLNFKVLKNQSTKKLGKQEIILDPQGPLVQKWNKMFLISCFLAMACDPLFLYIPVIDGAKKCLKLDVNLEIIACFLRTFTDLFYILHIILQFRTGFVAPPSRVLGRGELITDHAAIAKRYISSYFFVDILAVLPLPQMSVLIIFPKLMGGGRLTSKGLLKLVIFIQYIPRFIRIFPLYKGVARTSGIITETAWAGAALNLFLYMLASHVFGAVWYLFSIDRQGKCWHISCIGEGCNHLSLYCNDKHRASAFNSSYCKLVDPDEITDFSVFNFGLFYDALQSEVVQSTHFWKKLFYCFWWGLRNLSSLGQNLKTSTFIWENLFAVFICVAGLVLFSLLIGNMQTYLQSTTIRVEGMRIRRRDAEQWMSHRLLPEDMRERIRRYEQYDWQEKRGVDEESIIRNLPRDLRRDIKRHLCLDLLMSVPIFAKMDEQLKDALCDRLKPMLYTENSKIVREGDPVNEMLFIMRGSLLTMTTNGGRTGFFNSVTLKAGDFCGEELLTWALDPHSYSNLPISTRTVKSETEVEAFALFPDDLKFVALQFRRLHSKQLRHTFRFHSQQWRTWAACFIQAAWRRHCRRKLEKSIREAEEYALPKEGGRSPSFGATIYVSRFAANALRNLRQNSPRNARILPRSPLLSLQKPTEPDFLSEGD; encoded by the exons ATGTCAGGAGGTTTGCAGCTATCTCAATTTATGAATTATATGAACGACAATCGAGACAGAGGTGTAAG GTTTGAGGGTCGCAATTCAGAAGGGTCAACTAGTTCCGATCAACCACTTTATCCTACTCAAAGACCATTGCCACATCCTGAGAATGTAGCACAATTCGGCTCAGCTTTTGATGTTATCCGTCGAGGATTTCAGAGAGGTTCTCCAGGAATGAGAACCTTTGGAGAATCTCTGAACTTTAAGGTGCTCAAGAATCAATCTACTAAGAAGCTGGGAAAGCAGGAGATTATTCTTGATCCCCAGGGGCCATTGGTACAGAAATGGAATAAGATGTTTCTAATCTCATGTTTTCTTGCAATGGCCTGCGACCCATTATTCCTTTACATCCCTGTGATAGATGGTGCTAAGAAATGCCTCAAGCTGGACGTGAACTTGGAAATCATAGCTTGTTTTCTTCGCACGTTTACAGACTTGTTCTATATACTTCATATTATCTTGCAGTTCCGTACTGGCTTTGTTGCTCCTCCATCTCGAGTGCTTGGAAGAGGTGAATTAATCACAGACCATGCTGCTATAGCTAAAAGATATATCTCTTCTTACTTCTTTGTGGACATACTTGCTGTCTTACCCTTACCTCAG ATGTCAGTTTTGATTATCTTTCCAAAGTTGATGGGTGGAGGTCGTTTGACTTCAAAGGGTTTGTTGAAATTAGTGATTTTCATCCAATATATCCCACGGTTCATTCGGATTTTTCCTTTATACAAGGGAGTAGCAAGGACATCAGGCATAATTACTGAAACAGCTTGGGCTGGAGCTGCTCTCAATCTGTTCTTGTACATGCTAGCAAGCCAT GTGTTTGGAGCAGTTTGGTATCTTTTTTCTATAGATCGGCAAGGAAAATGCTGGCATATTTCATGTATTGGGGAAGGATGTAACCATCTGTCGTTGTATTGCAACGACAAACACAGAGCTTCAGCATTCAACAGTTCTTACTGCAAGCTAGTAGACCCTGATGAAATAACTGATTTCAGTGTTTTTAACTTTGGCTTGTTTTATGATGCTCTTCAATCAGAAGTTGTGCAATCCACTCATTTTTGGAAAAAACTATTTTACTGTTTCTGGTGGGGCCTTCGAAATCTCAG CTCTCTTGGACAAAATCTGAAAACAAGTACTTTCATTTGGGAGAACTTATTTGCAGTTTTCATTTGTGTAGCTGGACTGGTCCTGTTTTCCTTGCTTATTGGAAACATGCAG ACATACCTACAATCAACAACCATAAGAGTAGAGGGGATGAGAATCAGACGACGAGATGCAGAGCAATGGATGTCTCATCGTCTGCTTCCAGAGGACATGAGAGAGAGGATTCGAAGGTATGAACAATACGATTGGCAAGAAAAAAGAGGTGTTGATGAAGAGAGTATAATTCGTAACCTTCCTAGGGATCTCAGGAGGGACATCAAGCGGCATCTCTGTTTGGATCTTCTAATGAGT GTTCCCATATTTGCGAAAATGGACGAGCAACTGAAAGATGCGTTGTGTGATCGTCTTAAACCGATGCTTTATACTGAGAACAGCAAAATTGTTCGCGAGGGTGATCCTGTTAACGAGATGCTGTTTATCATGAGAGGAAGCTTATTAACTATGACCACAAATGGTGGAAGAACTGGTTTCTTTAATTCAGTTACCCTCAAGGCTGGTGATTTTTGTGGTGAAGAGTTGCTCACATGGGCCCTAGATCCACACTCTTATTCCAATCTGCCCATCTCAACTAGGACCGTAAAAAGCGAGACAGAAGTTGAAGCCTTTGCGCTGTTTCCTGATGATCTAAAATTTGTGGCATTACAATTTCGTAGGCTTCACAGCAAGCAGCTCCGACACACGTTTAG GTTTCATTCACAGCAGTGGAGAACATGGGCAGCCTGTTTTATACAGGCAGCATGGAGGCGGCACTGCAGAAGGAAGCTTGAGAAATCTATACGAGAGGCTGAAGAATACGCTCTACCAAAGGAGGGTGGACGCTCACCAAGCTTTGGTGCCAC